One genomic region from Solidesulfovibrio fructosivorans JJ] encodes:
- a CDS encoding ABC transporter substrate-binding protein, with protein sequence MPDTPAKKTHPLSAAVLALCCLLALAACSGKPAPENADARVPGVTSDSVLVGSSLPLTGHASYLGKQTLFGALARINAVNDAGGVAGRRIKVLALDDGYDPPRCVANTQRLIVDDQVFCLFSYVGTPTTVKIIPMLEEAKVPLVGSFTGADALRTPARRYIINVRPSYYQETAAAVEHLVNDLGIERVAVFYQYDAYGFDGLKGTEMALKAHGLAPVARGSYIRGTMDVEEGISRILEATPQAIVMIGAYSPCAKAITLAQGRGYKGLFYAVSFVGADEIARILGRQSNVPLIMSQVVPPPGLPESVSLLSGVEAYARDLARYFPKESPNLVGLEGYVNARVLIEGLRRAGRDLTRERFIDAVDSIENFSVGIASPVSFAPNRHQGMERVYFTRFDHGVFRLVTDWKRLKDSLAAPATGEGGGTGAPASAQ encoded by the coding sequence ATGCCGGATACGCCTGCCAAAAAAACACACCCGTTGTCGGCCGCCGTGTTGGCGCTTTGTTGCCTGCTGGCCCTGGCCGCCTGTTCCGGAAAGCCCGCTCCGGAGAACGCGGACGCCCGCGTGCCCGGCGTGACTTCCGATTCCGTGCTTGTCGGCTCGTCTTTGCCGCTCACGGGCCATGCCAGCTATCTGGGCAAGCAAACGCTTTTCGGAGCCCTGGCCCGCATCAACGCCGTCAACGATGCCGGCGGCGTGGCCGGGCGCAGGATCAAGGTCCTGGCCCTGGATGACGGCTACGATCCGCCGCGTTGTGTGGCCAACACCCAGCGGCTCATTGTCGACGACCAGGTGTTTTGTCTTTTCAGCTACGTGGGCACGCCGACCACGGTCAAAATCATCCCCATGCTGGAAGAGGCCAAGGTGCCGCTGGTGGGAAGCTTCACCGGGGCCGATGCCCTGCGCACCCCCGCGCGGCGCTACATCATAAACGTCCGGCCGTCCTACTACCAGGAAACCGCCGCCGCCGTGGAGCATCTGGTCAACGACCTGGGCATCGAACGGGTGGCGGTCTTCTACCAGTACGACGCGTACGGCTTCGACGGACTTAAGGGCACGGAAATGGCGCTTAAGGCCCACGGGCTGGCTCCGGTGGCGCGCGGCTCCTACATCCGGGGCACCATGGACGTGGAGGAGGGGATTTCGCGCATCCTGGAGGCCACCCCCCAGGCCATCGTCATGATCGGGGCCTACAGCCCCTGCGCCAAGGCCATAACCCTCGCCCAGGGACGTGGCTACAAGGGGCTTTTTTACGCCGTGTCCTTTGTCGGGGCGGACGAAATCGCCCGTATCCTTGGCCGGCAAAGCAATGTGCCGCTTATCATGTCCCAGGTGGTGCCGCCGCCGGGTCTGCCCGAGTCGGTCTCGCTGCTCTCCGGGGTGGAGGCGTACGCCCGGGATCTGGCCCGCTATTTTCCCAAGGAAAGCCCAAACCTGGTGGGGCTCGAGGGCTACGTCAACGCCCGGGTGCTTATCGAGGGCCTGCGCCGGGCCGGGCGCGACCTGACGCGTGAGCGCTTCATCGACGCCGTGGATTCCATCGAGAATTTTTCCGTGGGCATCGCCAGCCCGGTCAGTTTCGCCCCGAACCGGCACCAGGGCATGGAGCGCGTCTATTTCACCCGATTCGACCATGGCGTGTTTCGTCTGGTCACGGATTGGAAGCGGCTCAAGGATTCGCTTGCCGCTCCGGCGACGGGCGAGGGCGGCGGCACGGGCGCGCCCGCGTCCGCGCAATAG
- a CDS encoding 4Fe-4S dicluster domain-containing protein translates to MNGKSFFIDLSRCTGCRGCQVACKQWKNKPVEPTVNTGSHQNPPDLSWQTLKVVRFTEVTVGGKFHWLFFPDQCRHCLDAPCKMVGDSEIQDAIVQDPETGAVVFTEKTKGLTADAVREACPYDIPRVDPATKVMYKCDMCNDRVHAGLLPSCVKTCPTGTMNFGDREDMLALAKNRLAALKPKYPQAELVDASTVRAIFLCPQPPSAYYKYVQYGDAAPSVLSRKAFLAKVLRPLRAFG, encoded by the coding sequence ATGAACGGAAAAAGTTTCTTTATCGACCTGTCGCGCTGCACCGGCTGCCGGGGCTGCCAGGTGGCCTGCAAGCAGTGGAAGAACAAGCCCGTGGAACCCACGGTCAATACCGGCTCCCACCAGAACCCGCCCGACCTGTCCTGGCAGACGCTCAAGGTCGTGCGCTTCACCGAGGTCACCGTCGGCGGCAAGTTCCACTGGCTGTTCTTCCCGGACCAATGCCGGCATTGCCTGGACGCGCCCTGCAAGATGGTGGGGGATTCCGAGATCCAAGACGCCATCGTCCAGGACCCGGAAACCGGGGCCGTGGTCTTCACCGAAAAGACCAAGGGGCTCACGGCCGATGCCGTGCGCGAGGCCTGTCCCTATGACATCCCCCGCGTCGATCCGGCGACCAAGGTCATGTACAAATGCGACATGTGCAACGACCGGGTCCATGCCGGCCTACTCCCCTCGTGCGTGAAGACCTGCCCGACAGGGACCATGAACTTCGGTGACCGCGAGGACATGCTGGCCCTGGCGAAAAATCGCCTGGCCGCGCTCAAGCCCAAGTATCCCCAGGCGGAGCTTGTGGACGCTTCCACGGTGCGGGCCATCTTCCTGTGCCCGCAGCCGCCGAGCGCCTACTATAAGTACGTCCAGTACGGCGACGCCGCGCCGAGCGTGCTGAGCCGCAAGGCCTTCCTGGCCAAAGTGCTGCGGCCCCTGCGCGCATTCGGTTAG
- the fdnG gene encoding formate dehydrogenase-N subunit alpha has translation MEWNRREFLKIAGATSAVAAFGGLGFDLGQAKAAALAQADKLKFTKQTTSVCCYCSVGCGLIASTDKNGEGRVVNIEGDPDHPISEGSLCPKGASHYQLGKNDRRITKVLYRAPYSENWEEKSWDFALDRIARKVKEARDASFTVKDAKGRVVNRLETLASVGSAAMDNEECWIYQGMLRALGFTYIEHQARIUHSATVAALAESFGRGAMTNHWIDIANSDCILIIGSNAAENHPISFKWALRAQDKGAKIIHVDPRYTRTSAHADVFTRLRSGSDIAFFGGFIRYILANNLYFKDYVVNYTNASFILGDKFDFKDGLFSGYDPVKRAYDKSAWAFAKDVDGRIKKDPTLRDPRCVFQILRKHYDRYTLKTVSEISGTPEADLQLVYQTFAATGVPEKSGTMLYAMGQTQHTVGVQNIRAMSIVQLLLGNMGVAGGGINALRGEANVQGSTDHALLYHILPGYLPTPNATMESLQVYGEKTTPMTKDPQSANWWGNRPKYMASFVKSLYPDQNLETGYSYLPKLEPGKNYSWLSMFDAMHKGAFKGFFAWGQNPAASTANANKTREAMAKLDWMVTVNIFETETGSFWKGPGMDPKKVKTEVFFLPCAVAFEKEGSISNSGRWMQWRYAAQKPLGDTKPDGDIIFELFEKIRALYAKEGGAFPDPIKNLKWDFATNHAFDSHKVAKIINGVFLKEKTLKVGGKDKTFKPGDPVPSFAMLQTDGSTCSGNWIYSGSYTDKNMAARRDKTQTPMQAKIGLYPGWTWAWPVNRRILYNRASVDPQGKPWQPQKPVIEWKDGKWVGDVPDGGWPPMADSKKGKYPFIMESEGMGQIFGPGRNDGPLPEYYEPLECPVGEHPFSKQLNNPTALTFTGPTEVHAVCDPRYPFVCSTYRVTEHWQTGVMTRNSPWLLEAEPQMFCEMSPQLAKMRGIGNGDKVILESTRGSLWAKAIVTERLQPFTVMGHTIHQVGVPWHYGWTWPKEGGDSANILCPSVGDPNTGIPETKAFMVNVKKA, from the coding sequence ATGGAATGGAACCGGCGCGAGTTCCTCAAGATCGCGGGCGCGACCTCGGCCGTGGCGGCCTTTGGCGGTCTCGGCTTTGACCTCGGCCAGGCTAAGGCCGCGGCGCTGGCCCAGGCCGACAAGCTCAAATTCACCAAGCAGACCACTTCGGTATGCTGCTACTGTTCGGTCGGCTGCGGGCTTATCGCCAGCACCGACAAGAACGGCGAGGGCAGGGTGGTCAATATCGAGGGCGACCCGGACCATCCGATCAGCGAGGGTTCGCTTTGCCCCAAGGGCGCGTCCCACTACCAGCTCGGCAAAAACGACCGGCGCATCACCAAGGTGCTCTACCGCGCCCCGTACAGCGAGAATTGGGAAGAGAAAAGCTGGGATTTCGCCCTGGATCGCATCGCCCGCAAGGTCAAGGAAGCGCGCGACGCGTCCTTTACCGTCAAGGACGCCAAGGGCCGCGTCGTCAACCGTCTGGAAACGCTGGCCTCGGTCGGCTCGGCGGCCATGGACAACGAGGAATGCTGGATATACCAGGGCATGCTCCGTGCCCTGGGATTTACCTACATCGAGCATCAGGCCCGTATCTGACACAGCGCCACTGTAGCGGCTCTGGCAGAGTCGTTCGGACGCGGGGCGATGACGAACCACTGGATCGACATCGCCAATTCGGATTGCATTCTCATTATCGGCAGCAACGCCGCCGAGAACCATCCCATTTCGTTCAAGTGGGCGCTTCGGGCCCAGGACAAAGGCGCCAAGATCATTCACGTGGACCCGCGCTACACGCGCACCTCGGCCCACGCGGATGTGTTCACCCGGCTGCGCTCGGGGTCCGACATCGCCTTTTTCGGCGGATTTATCCGCTATATTCTGGCCAACAATCTGTATTTCAAGGATTACGTCGTCAATTACACCAACGCCTCGTTCATCCTCGGCGACAAGTTCGACTTCAAGGACGGGCTTTTCTCGGGCTACGACCCGGTCAAGCGCGCCTATGACAAGTCGGCCTGGGCCTTTGCCAAGGATGTGGACGGGCGGATCAAAAAAGACCCGACTTTGCGCGATCCCCGTTGCGTGTTCCAGATCCTGCGCAAGCACTATGACCGCTATACGCTGAAGACCGTCTCGGAGATCAGCGGCACGCCCGAAGCGGATTTGCAGCTCGTCTACCAGACCTTTGCCGCCACAGGCGTCCCGGAGAAATCCGGCACCATGCTCTACGCCATGGGCCAGACCCAGCATACGGTCGGCGTGCAGAACATCCGGGCCATGTCCATCGTCCAGCTCCTTTTGGGCAACATGGGCGTGGCCGGCGGCGGCATCAACGCGCTTCGCGGCGAGGCCAACGTCCAGGGCTCCACCGACCATGCGCTGCTCTACCACATCCTGCCGGGCTATCTGCCGACGCCGAACGCCACCATGGAGAGCTTGCAGGTCTACGGCGAGAAAACCACCCCCATGACCAAGGACCCGCAGAGCGCCAACTGGTGGGGGAACAGGCCCAAGTACATGGCGAGCTTTGTGAAGTCGCTCTACCCGGACCAGAACCTGGAGACCGGCTACAGTTATCTGCCCAAGCTCGAGCCGGGCAAGAACTACTCCTGGCTGTCCATGTTCGACGCCATGCACAAGGGCGCCTTCAAGGGCTTTTTCGCCTGGGGCCAGAACCCGGCCGCGAGCACGGCCAACGCCAACAAGACCCGCGAGGCCATGGCCAAGCTCGACTGGATGGTCACGGTCAACATCTTCGAGACCGAGACCGGCTCCTTCTGGAAGGGCCCGGGCATGGACCCGAAGAAGGTCAAGACCGAGGTCTTCTTCCTGCCCTGCGCCGTGGCTTTCGAAAAGGAAGGCTCCATCTCCAACTCCGGCCGCTGGATGCAGTGGCGTTACGCCGCCCAGAAGCCCCTTGGCGACACCAAGCCGGACGGCGACATCATCTTCGAGCTCTTCGAGAAGATCCGGGCGCTCTATGCCAAGGAAGGCGGGGCGTTCCCCGATCCGATCAAAAACCTCAAGTGGGACTTCGCCACGAACCATGCCTTCGACAGCCACAAGGTGGCCAAGATCATCAACGGCGTGTTTCTGAAGGAGAAGACGCTCAAGGTCGGCGGCAAGGACAAGACCTTCAAGCCCGGCGACCCCGTGCCGAGCTTCGCCATGCTCCAGACCGACGGCTCCACCTGTTCCGGCAACTGGATTTACTCCGGTTCCTACACGGATAAGAACATGGCCGCCCGCCGCGACAAGACCCAGACGCCCATGCAGGCCAAAATCGGGCTGTACCCGGGCTGGACCTGGGCCTGGCCGGTCAACCGGCGCATCCTCTACAACCGCGCTTCGGTGGACCCCCAGGGCAAGCCCTGGCAGCCGCAAAAGCCGGTCATCGAGTGGAAGGACGGCAAGTGGGTGGGCGACGTGCCCGACGGCGGCTGGCCGCCCATGGCCGATTCCAAGAAGGGCAAGTACCCCTTCATCATGGAGAGCGAAGGCATGGGACAGATCTTCGGCCCCGGGAGAAACGACGGCCCCCTGCCCGAATACTACGAGCCCTTGGAGTGTCCGGTTGGCGAGCATCCCTTCTCCAAGCAGCTCAACAACCCCACGGCGCTGACCTTCACCGGCCCGACTGAAGTCCATGCCGTCTGCGATCCGCGCTATCCCTTCGTGTGCTCGACCTACCGGGTCACCGAGCACTGGCAGACCGGCGTCATGACCCGCAACTCGCCCTGGCTGCTCGAGGCCGAACCGCAGATGTTTTGCGAAATGAGCCCGCAACTGGCCAAGATGCGCGGCATCGGCAACGGCGACAAGGTGATCCTCGAAAGCACCCGCGGCTCGCTTTGGGCCAAGGCCATCGTCACCGAACGTCTCCAGCCCTTTACCGTCATGGGGCATACCATCCACCAGGTGGGCGTGCCCTGGCACTACGGCTGGACCTGGCCCAAGGAAGGCGGCGATTCGGCCAATATCCTGTGCCCGTCCGTCGGCGATCCCAATACGGGCATCCCCGAAACCAAGGCCTTCATGGTCAACGTGAAAAAGGCGTAA
- a CDS encoding transposase: MAFDIDRHTRSEASARRLLEKYCWPDGQPVCPRCGSRKAYALAEGRLRCAGCRYTYRLLTGRFAGLAGLTARQWLRLAALFAAEETAHAMAAALDLAYNTAYKAATLIRLALLAESLDGLAVLRGHLGNDLGFSGKTLRPVPADAPLAAVPVFGILERGGMVFIDYLPDMTPEDLLHYNLHFSLPLSRLGAIVYSDRYQRYATLVTCGAEVLSRRFVEVAGRAPSVEPSRDGFWPYARERLARFHGVTARKFPLYLKELEFRYNHRNEDILPILLTNICSFVPDLA, translated from the coding sequence ATGGCTTTTGACATTGACCGGCATACGCGCAGCGAGGCGAGCGCGCGGCGTTTGCTGGAGAAGTACTGCTGGCCGGACGGGCAGCCGGTGTGCCCGCGTTGCGGGAGTAGAAAAGCTTACGCTTTGGCCGAAGGGCGGCTGCGCTGCGCCGGCTGCCGCTATACCTATCGTCTGCTGACCGGGCGTTTCGCCGGTCTGGCCGGGTTGACGGCCCGCCAATGGCTGCGGCTCGCGGCGCTTTTCGCCGCCGAGGAGACGGCCCACGCCATGGCCGCCGCCCTGGATCTGGCCTACAACACCGCCTACAAGGCGGCCACGCTCATTCGCCTGGCCCTTTTGGCCGAGAGCCTCGACGGTCTGGCCGTGCTGCGCGGTCACCTCGGCAATGATCTCGGTTTTTCCGGCAAGACGTTGCGCCCGGTCCCGGCCGACGCGCCGCTCGCCGCCGTGCCGGTCTTCGGCATCCTGGAGCGCGGGGGCATGGTCTTTATCGACTACCTGCCCGACATGACTCCCGAGGACCTGCTGCACTACAACCTGCACTTTTCCCTGCCGTTGTCCCGGCTCGGGGCCATCGTCTATTCCGACCGCTACCAGCGCTACGCCACGCTCGTGACCTGCGGCGCGGAGGTGTTGTCCCGGCGCTTTGTGGAGGTGGCGGGGCGCGCCCCATCGGTCGAGCCCAGTAGGGACGGGTTCTGGCCTTATGCCCGGGAGCGGCTGGCCCGGTTCCACGGAGTCACGGCCCGCAAATTTCCGCTCTATCTCAAGGAGCTGGAATTCCGCTACAACCACCGAAACGAAGATATCCTACCTATTTTGCTCACTAATATCTGCTCATTTGTGCCGGATCTTGCGTAA
- the moaA gene encoding GTP 3',8-cyclase MoaA, protein MTDVTPHLRDGRGREVSYLRLSVTDRCNLSCLYCRPRHSFTFIPHDKILRYEEMLSLVGLARELGIGKLRLTGGEPFARRGLMDFIAALLDRYPGLDLRLTTNATLLAGKPAALAALGVSAVNISLDTLDRKKYADITGLDRFDAVRQAIDESLEAGLRVKLNAVALRGVNTDEIGDFVALAKAYPLDVRFIEFMPVGGGTLWKKENYIAAKEVLELAERTAQLTPIPHEHTTGGPARMYSIDGGVGRFGVISPLSDHFCATCNRLRITSDGKLRTCLFSEREYRLRQLLRNPKLGLPMVRRVIALALRNKPLGYEVLNPGGTKKARKMSAIGG, encoded by the coding sequence ATGACCGACGTCACACCCCATCTGCGCGACGGCCGGGGGCGCGAGGTCAGCTACCTGCGCCTTTCCGTCACCGACCGCTGCAATCTCTCCTGCCTCTACTGCCGGCCCCGGCACAGCTTCACCTTCATTCCGCACGACAAGATTCTGCGCTATGAGGAGATGCTGAGTCTCGTCGGGCTCGCCCGGGAACTCGGCATCGGCAAGCTGCGCCTCACCGGCGGGGAGCCCTTCGCCAGGCGGGGGCTCATGGATTTCATCGCCGCGCTTTTGGACCGCTATCCGGGTCTGGACCTGCGGCTCACCACCAACGCCACGCTGTTGGCCGGCAAACCGGCCGCCCTGGCCGCCCTTGGCGTCTCGGCCGTCAACATTTCCCTCGATACCCTGGACCGCAAAAAATACGCGGACATCACCGGCCTCGACCGGTTCGACGCCGTGCGCCAGGCCATCGACGAAAGCCTGGAGGCCGGGCTTCGGGTCAAGCTCAACGCCGTGGCCCTGCGCGGGGTCAATACCGACGAGATCGGCGACTTCGTGGCCTTGGCCAAAGCCTATCCCCTGGACGTGCGCTTCATCGAATTTATGCCCGTCGGCGGCGGCACGCTCTGGAAAAAGGAAAACTACATCGCCGCCAAGGAGGTGCTGGAACTGGCCGAGCGGACGGCGCAGCTCACGCCCATACCCCACGAGCACACCACAGGCGGGCCGGCCAGGATGTACAGTATCGACGGCGGCGTCGGCCGATTCGGCGTCATCTCGCCCTTAAGCGACCATTTTTGCGCTACCTGCAACCGGCTGCGCATCACCTCTGACGGCAAACTGCGGACCTGCCTCTTCTCCGAGCGCGAATACAGGCTGCGCCAACTGCTGCGAAACCCCAAGCTCGGACTGCCCATGGTGCGCCGGGTCATCGCCCTGGCCCTGCGCAACAAGCCGCTCGGCTACGAGGTCCTAAACCCCGGCGGCACCAAAAAAGCCCGCAAAATGTCGGCCATCGGAGGATAG
- the mobA gene encoding molybdenum cofactor guanylyltransferase gives MQPLLGVILAGGKSSRMGRDKAWLSFFGQPLLARVASVVRNVTGDLLVSGRDPSVFGIDAPWLPDEQPGHGPAGGVLTVLAATGRPCLVVSCDLPFLDEPTLDRLAAAWRQRPASALMTTYRIVETGYVESLVAIYDPAGEGRLRRNLEQGQLRLSAIFPEEVRWHIDYSQADADAARPFFNVNAPPDLTRARSMETRI, from the coding sequence ATGCAGCCGCTGCTCGGCGTGATCCTGGCCGGCGGCAAATCCAGCCGCATGGGCCGCGACAAGGCCTGGCTGTCCTTTTTCGGGCAGCCGCTTCTGGCCCGGGTGGCAAGCGTGGTGCGAAACGTCACCGGTGATCTGCTTGTTTCCGGTCGCGATCCGTCCGTTTTTGGCATCGACGCCCCCTGGCTCCCCGACGAGCAGCCCGGACACGGCCCGGCCGGCGGCGTATTGACCGTCCTTGCCGCCACCGGCCGGCCCTGCCTCGTCGTGTCCTGCGATCTGCCCTTTCTGGACGAGCCGACCCTGGACCGGCTGGCCGCCGCCTGGCGACAGCGCCCGGCCAGCGCGCTGATGACCACTTACCGGATCGTCGAGACCGGCTACGTGGAATCCCTGGTCGCCATCTACGACCCGGCCGGGGAGGGGCGTTTGCGCCGCAACCTGGAACAGGGGCAGCTCCGCCTTTCCGCCATTTTCCCCGAAGAGGTCCGCTGGCACATCGATTACAGCCAGGCCGACGCGGACGCGGCCCGACCCTTTTTCAACGTCAATGCGCCGCCGGACCTGACCCGGGCCCGGAGCATGGAGACCCGGATATGA
- a CDS encoding formate dehydrogenase accessory sulfurtransferase FdhD, whose protein sequence is MDAALTREVPCRRFKDGRWREITDDVAEEIRVTVRLAGVGACRLFASPIDPEGLALGHAALDMLGPGRIPVLARAEGLCFDLETAPDTRPEPDPSLPGTLAAPELLALVTRFIAAPGLWDGTGCFHRAALYDPRAGDFVVRAEDIGRHNCLDRLAGFGLRQGIALPEHLLFLSCRVTASMMEKALRAGLRLIVSRSAVTGAAVSLAREHGVTLVGFARDAEARFTVFADAAGRIAA, encoded by the coding sequence GTGGACGCGGCGCTGACCCGCGAGGTCCCCTGCCGCCGGTTCAAGGACGGGCGCTGGCGCGAGATCACCGATGACGTGGCCGAAGAGATCCGGGTCACGGTGCGTCTGGCCGGCGTCGGCGCCTGCCGTCTTTTTGCCTCGCCTATCGACCCCGAGGGGTTGGCCCTTGGCCATGCCGCCCTGGACATGCTCGGCCCCGGCCGCATTCCCGTGCTGGCCCGGGCCGAAGGGCTGTGCTTCGATCTGGAGACGGCCCCGGATACGCGCCCCGAACCCGATCCCTCCCTGCCGGGGACCCTCGCCGCGCCGGAACTCCTTGCCCTGGTCACGCGCTTTATCGCCGCGCCCGGGCTGTGGGACGGCACGGGCTGTTTCCACCGGGCCGCGCTTTACGATCCGCGCGCTGGCGATTTCGTGGTCCGGGCCGAGGACATCGGCCGCCACAACTGCCTGGACCGACTGGCCGGCTTCGGCCTGCGCCAGGGAATCGCCTTGCCCGAGCATCTCCTTTTTCTCTCTTGCCGGGTGACGGCCTCCATGATGGAAAAAGCGCTTCGGGCCGGCCTGCGTCTGATCGTCAGCCGCTCGGCCGTGACCGGCGCGGCGGTTTCCCTGGCGCGTGAGCATGGCGTCACCCTGGTCGGCTTCGCCCGGGACGCCGAAGCGCGCTTTACCGTCTTTGCCGACGCGGCCGGGAGGATCGCCGCGTGA
- a CDS encoding formate dehydrogenase accessory protein FdhE: protein MPFDAAAYGRRLEKKLADIAHKTVLPAPMVTLVAATCRAQLAERAGFAVTLDPARLEEIERVLRGATMLARDAFPVDAARAETFFAELSRIVREDEPHLAVGMAAIDAALASGELDIRAAFARHVAGDDAFFAAFGERTPDAPRLLAFLAQAALAPQLAAIGEAVYAHFPADRTWSFGQCPVCGAPPLMARLVGKEGARHLTCSFCQLEYRAKRLMCPYCGEEDHKLLEVFTAPDEPGYAVHVCLRCRNYIKTADFRDLDRPSVSSLDDLESLTLDIAARNQGYARPVLSAWGF from the coding sequence ATGCCCTTTGATGCCGCCGCTTACGGTCGCCGGCTGGAAAAAAAGCTGGCCGACATCGCCCATAAAACGGTGCTGCCCGCGCCCATGGTCACGCTCGTGGCCGCCACCTGCCGCGCCCAGTTGGCCGAGCGGGCCGGATTCGCCGTGACCCTCGATCCCGCCCGGCTGGAAGAGATCGAAAGGGTGCTTCGCGGCGCGACCATGCTGGCCCGGGACGCTTTTCCCGTCGATGCGGCCAGGGCCGAAACGTTTTTCGCCGAGCTTTCCCGCATCGTCCGGGAGGACGAGCCCCATCTGGCCGTCGGCATGGCCGCCATCGACGCGGCCTTGGCCTCCGGAGAATTGGATATTCGCGCCGCCTTCGCCCGCCATGTGGCCGGGGACGACGCTTTTTTCGCCGCTTTCGGCGAGAGGACCCCGGATGCGCCGCGCCTGCTGGCCTTTCTGGCCCAGGCCGCGCTGGCCCCGCAGCTGGCCGCCATCGGCGAGGCCGTGTACGCGCATTTTCCGGCCGATCGCACCTGGAGCTTCGGCCAGTGCCCGGTCTGCGGCGCGCCGCCCTTGATGGCGCGGCTTGTCGGCAAGGAGGGCGCGCGCCATTTGACCTGCTCCTTTTGCCAGCTCGAATACCGGGCCAAGCGCCTCATGTGTCCCTACTGCGGCGAGGAGGACCACAAGCTGCTCGAGGTCTTCACCGCCCCGGACGAGCCGGGCTACGCCGTCCATGTCTGCCTGCGCTGCAGGAATTACATCAAGACGGCCGACTTTCGCGACCTCGATCGGCCAAGCGTCTCCAGCCTCGACGACCTGGAGTCGCTGACCCTGGACATCGCCGCCCGCAACCAGGGCTACGCCCGGCCGGTGTTGTCCGCCTGGGGATTTTGA
- a CDS encoding DUF554 domain-containing protein encodes MLPLGPLVNGAAIIAGGLLGLTLHGRFPDRVRIIMFQALGLSILLIGFKMALAVTAPLVVVISMLVGAVVGELMDIERAMARIGDGLKARLRSNNALFTDGLVTASVIFCTGTMAILGAFDEALRADHTLLFTKAALDGSVALILATTHGFGVLLSFIPVALYEGALVYLGAAGHDYFTPDRLTQLTAVGGLLIAAIGINMLGLLKIKVANLLPAMVVAVLLAPFFK; translated from the coding sequence ATGCTTCCCCTCGGTCCCCTGGTCAATGGCGCTGCCATCATCGCGGGCGGCCTGCTCGGACTCACGCTCCACGGCCGCTTCCCGGATCGTGTGCGCATCATCATGTTCCAGGCCCTCGGCCTTTCCATCCTCCTTATCGGCTTCAAGATGGCGCTGGCCGTCACCGCCCCCCTGGTCGTGGTCATCAGTATGCTCGTCGGCGCGGTGGTCGGCGAACTCATGGACATCGAACGCGCCATGGCCCGCATCGGCGACGGACTCAAGGCCCGGTTGCGCTCGAACAACGCCCTTTTCACCGACGGGCTGGTCACAGCCTCGGTCATCTTCTGCACCGGCACCATGGCCATCCTCGGCGCCTTCGACGAGGCGCTTCGCGCCGACCACACCCTTCTTTTCACCAAGGCCGCCCTGGACGGCTCCGTGGCCTTGATCCTGGCCACCACCCACGGCTTCGGCGTGCTGCTCTCCTTTATTCCCGTAGCCCTCTACGAAGGCGCGCTGGTCTACCTCGGCGCGGCCGGCCACGACTATTTCACCCCGGACCGGCTCACCCAGCTCACCGCCGTCGGCGGACTCCTCATCGCGGCCATCGGCATCAACATGCTGGGCTTGCTCAAAATAAAGGTGGCCAATCTCCTGCCGGCCATGGTCGTGGCCGTGCTTTTGGCCCCGTTTTTCAAGTAA
- a CDS encoding hydrogenase maturation nickel metallochaperone HypA/HybF encodes MHELSIAQSLLAIIEDEMTKHGKEKLLTVKVRHGRLSAIVPEALETAFEVLTVDSRLAGSKLEMEETPVVLRCRACGREFSPEGDSAFAPCPGCGEELGHTVLSGRELYIEYLELE; translated from the coding sequence ATGCATGAACTCTCCATCGCCCAAAGCCTGCTCGCCATCATCGAAGACGAAATGACCAAGCACGGTAAGGAGAAACTCCTGACCGTCAAGGTCCGCCACGGCCGCCTCTCGGCCATTGTCCCCGAGGCCCTGGAAACGGCCTTCGAGGTACTGACCGTCGACTCCCGGCTGGCCGGCTCGAAATTGGAGATGGAGGAGACGCCCGTGGTTCTGCGCTGCCGCGCCTGTGGCCGCGAATTTTCGCCCGAGGGCGACTCGGCCTTCGCCCCCTGCCCCGGCTGCGGCGAGGAACTCGGACACACCGTGCTTTCCGGCCGCGAACTCTACATCGAATATCTCGAACTCGAATAG